One Candidatus Eisenbacteria bacterium genomic window carries:
- a CDS encoding SDR family oxidoreductase, translated as MANVLVTGCSSGFGLLTALRFARAGDRVLATMRTPAKAPRELAAAVEERLSIRVARLDVCDQASVDAAVREAGDVDVLVNNAGIELRSSIEDATPDDVHKQFDTNVFGTLRVIRAVLPRMRSRRTGTIVNVSSIAGLVARPYGGYYSASKHALEAISEALHFEVHPFGVRVVLIEPGQYGTRLLDNAFPGAGFTSKSPYWAYSERFDERLVRLRPGGEMADPAEVANLIYDAVHDPAPKLRYLAGEDAHMIATAYKQMDFEQYEQMMRQSLDWRD; from the coding sequence ATGGCGAACGTTCTCGTCACCGGCTGCTCGAGTGGCTTCGGACTGCTGACGGCGCTCCGCTTCGCGCGCGCCGGCGACCGGGTGCTCGCGACGATGCGCACCCCGGCGAAGGCGCCCAGGGAGCTCGCCGCGGCGGTCGAGGAGCGCCTGTCGATCCGCGTCGCCCGGCTCGACGTCTGCGACCAGGCGTCGGTCGACGCCGCCGTGCGCGAGGCGGGCGACGTCGACGTGCTGGTGAACAACGCCGGCATCGAGCTGCGCTCGTCGATCGAGGACGCGACCCCGGACGACGTCCACAAGCAGTTCGACACCAACGTCTTCGGCACGCTGCGCGTGATCCGCGCGGTGTTGCCGCGCATGCGCTCGCGGCGCACCGGCACGATCGTCAACGTCTCGTCCATCGCCGGACTCGTCGCGCGGCCGTACGGCGGCTACTACTCCGCCAGCAAGCACGCGCTCGAAGCCATCTCCGAGGCGCTCCACTTCGAGGTGCACCCGTTCGGGGTGCGCGTGGTCCTGATCGAGCCCGGGCAGTATGGGACGCGGCTTCTGGACAATGCGTTCCCCGGCGCAGGATTCACGTCCAAGTCGCCCTACTGGGCGTACTCCGAGCGCTTCGACGAACGGCTCGTGCGGCTGCGTCCCGGCGGCGAGATGGCCGATCCCGCCGAGGTCGCGAACCTCATCTACGACGCCGTCCACGATCCCGCCCCGAAGCTGCGCTACCTCGCCGGCGAGGACGCGCACATGATCGCGACCGCCTACAAGCAGATGGACTTCGAGCAGTACGAGCAGATGATGCGCCAGTCGCTCGACTGGCGAGACTGA